ccaaggggttggcccaagtggggaaggccttggtcttggggtatcactctcTTCAAGGTCAGGTCCAAGGTTTAAcatctcatgggtgcaaacaatccttcgGAGCCACAcctcctggtgaaaagccagcaatttaaccagttccgtgtagggaaacttctgaGGGTGCGGTGCACAGGACTgtggtttactctgcagggatAGGTCTGAAGGGCCTttccttggagaggttccccggcataaaaaaaaaaaaaaagaagaaagaaatcaatgagaGGAAACTGGGTCCAATTTGACAGGCACTAATATTCTGAAAAACAAATTCCCTGAATTGTATTTTGCTCATTTGCAATTAGCTTTATTAGGTTTGTTTCTGCTCTGGAATAATATGTAATTGTCTCGTCAGTTCTGTCACTGCTTTTTTTCATGCAGGCTTGTTGTAGACTGTGTATCGGACGTTGTAGACTATTGGGTGACATTTAACGAGCCTCATGTCTTCTGTATGCTGACTTATTGTGCCGGTGCTTGGCCTGGTGGTCATCCTGATATGCTGGAGGTTGCCACTTCTGCCCTACCAACTGGTGTTTTCCAACAGGCCATGCATTGGATGGCCATTGCACACTCAAAAGCCTATGACTATATCCATGAGCACAGGTTTCTCTTCTTCGCAGAAGCTCTGGCATgtgtaaaaaattttcatataaatttaaaattacggTCCTTGAAATCTTTTGTAATTATCTGATCAATGGACTTTCTATATGGCCTACTCATCAATGTTTAATCATAATCCTAGGGGTTATTGCAATCCTTTTTGTTGTGTTCTATATCGAGCTACCTTTCATTTAATAATTGTGAATCTCATATATTCTCTATCCAAagttattcataatttttaattcctcaaagtTTCTAAGCATCTTGAGACTCTCTATATATCTTTTAGTGCCTTACCAAATCCAGTAGTCGGAGTAGCGCACCACGTCTCGTTTATGCGGCCATATGGTCTCTTTGATGTTGCTGCTGTTTCATTGGCAAATTCCTTGACTCTCTTCCCATTTGTGGATGACATCTCTGATAAGCTGGATTTTATAGGCATAAACTACTATGGGCAGGTACTTCCACTTCTTTTATAAAGCACATATGCTCATTCATACATTGTCACATGTTTAGTTGACcgtattttttgtttatttaggaGGTGGTCTCTGGTTCTGGACTGAAGCTTGTAGAGACTGATGAGTACAGTGAATCTGGACGTGGGGTATATCCTGATGGCCTGTACCGCATGCTGCTTCAGTTCCATGAAAGATACAAACATCTGAATGTCCCCTTCATCATTTGTGAAAACGGTGTTTCTGACGAGACAGACTTGATCCGGCAGCCATATCTGTTAGAACATTTGCTCGCTGTTTATGCTGCCATGATCATGGTTTTGTGTCTGAATTAAccctttttaattatttgggaCTAAATTATCCGTTGTGAATGATAACCGAGTGTGAGACATGCCAATTGTTGTTTTCTAGGGTGTCCCTGTGATTGGCTACCTGTTTTGGACTATTTCTGATAATTGGGAGTGGGCTGATGGATATGGTCCCAAATTTGGACTTGTAGCAGTTAATCGAGCTGATGGTCTTTCCCGGATTCCACGTCCTTCTTACCATCTATTTTCTAAGGTAAtaacttttgtgtttgtttcgTTTCTGTGGTCATATTTCTCTCCTCTGCATTCTTTTAGTAGGATTTGAATGGGTATCTTGATTTCAGGTGGTTAAATCAGGTAGAATTAGACGTGAAGACAGAAGACGTGCATGGATTGAGCTACGAAGAGCCGCTAAAGAGAATAAAACGCGTCCATTTTATCGGGCCATTAATAAACAGGGTTTGATGTATGCAGGTAACCATGCAACTCAAGCTCCTTTGGTTTCAAGTTGCAATCTCTCGTCTCTTGGAATTGTTTCTCATTCTGCACAATATGCTTCTTCAGAGGATGGATTTGCACATTGTCTTATACCCCACTaactctacaaaataaattttgtggtaGCCCCGCACAAATTGAATTTGGAACGGTTCCCTGGAAAACTATTGCTTGTTCAATACTGGGACTCTATAACCAAATACAAAATATCGAATCCCAgaaatatattgtaaattaaTGTAACGGGTACTCCTAGGAAATGAAATTAACAAACGCAATATTTTCCTTTGGCTACCTACCAATATATAGATGGGGAGCCCTCCAACCTCAGCTTAGAACTGTgctaagaaattgaaaaaggggTTAAATAGCCACCACATACCCAACTTGAATAAGTCCAAAACCTTCAGTCACTCGAATGCCTTGGAAACTTagtcacatttttcaaaacacaaTACTCTGGCAAATTTCAAACAGCTctgcttgcttttttttttaatggtactGCCTCAATAGACATAATGAAGTTTCCTTGTGCACGATGGAGTCCTTGTTTTAATGGccctttttttgtatttatatccCTTCAAATATTGCACATAAtgattcttcttcctcatttaaACAGGAGGCCTTGATGAACCCATACAGCGGCCTTACATGGTACGAGATTGGCGGTTTGGACACTATGAGATGGAAGGTCTGCAGGACCCATTGAGTCGCTTATCAAGATATCTTCTCCGACCTTTCTCCATCAAAAAGAAAACGAAGCCTCAAAGTGATGATGCTGAATTGGTTCTTCTGCCTCTTTAGCATCTGATGGCTTGCTCATATTGCTGTACGTATATTTCTTATGCTTATCCTGAAGCTGAGAAATTAGGTCTCCAAATATCTCTAGAGTTTTGTGATCTAGCATATGGGTTTGGTGCCTTGGTAGTAGTTGGTACCTTTTATGTGTGTGCATCTTGTTAAGGATGCTCAAGGAAAGAATAACAACACTATTAAATGAAGTATTCATTGGAATAAAGTGCTAGTCAACTGTATTTATTCCACCCACTTCGTATCATGAAATATGGAGAGGagagaatctctctctctctctcatacaggTGGAAAACTGAGGATTAAAAAACGTCTGAATGTTTTGATAAAGTGCAATAGTCACGTTGATTGGTTGTAAAATGTGTTCTAAAATAATTGTGTTTATATCATTGTTCTTTTGTGGATGGAAGATGCATGTTGGCATCTCTTAATTTCCAAAACCGGGCCCTTGCCACACCGAATATCACTATTCGGAGTGCGTTGACCGCTCAAGAAGTTGTGGATTAAGGAAGTTCCGAAAAGGAAATGTTTTGGCTCGTGAAGAAACCACAAacaaaaacttgagaaagagTTGCCATAGGATGGGTAGCTACAGGTTGAGGACCTtgagtattaatttctaacCCATGTTCATCTCTTGGACATGGCATTTTTATTTTGCTATTATATTACACATATTGGCAGAAGGTCCCACggtaattaaaactttcaaaaagTTTTGATGTGGATAGAGGCCTTGGAGTCGTCTCTTCATTatcagcttcttcttcttcctctacaAAATGGCCATGTAGTGGAAAGCAAAAGAGTGAGCTGAGAGCTAGTatccaacaaatttcatagtgTAATTTCTTCCTCAagcaaccccccccccccccccccccccccccccccccaccccccgcgAACGCAAGTCATTCTGCAGAAAccctcatttattttctacattttGATCATTTCATCAAAccttcactacaagaaatatggccttttgccatgaatttttttttgaagacaCGGTTGTGGCAAATAATTACCTTATTACATGAAAACTGctcatggaaaaaaaaagaaaaagagagccTTTTCCCACGAAATGATGTCGGCAAGTAAAACTTTGTTTGGATTGTTTGTGGGATTGATTGGTaggaaattgatttttttcataGTAGCAAACATTAATCAGAAAAACTTTTTAAGAAGAGTTGATTTGGTCACAAAATAGGATTTTTGCACAATTGTATTTCCCATGACTAATATTCTTGGGAAAGCAATCTTTTTCGACAAATGATTTTGATGGAAAATATTTAACCAAACTGATAGAAAAATTTATTCCCACCGACAACTGTAATAAGAAAACCTCTTTTGCCATGAATTAATACCCGTGGGATTTAGTAAAGATCGTTTTTGCTACAAAATGAGCTTCACCGGCAATAACTATTTACAATCACTCAAGTTTAGAGAAACTGCTCTTTTCCGACCAATTGATTCTGGTGGGAATAACTTATTTCTACCCGAAGTCACCATTCGGAATAATTTTTTGCCATGAACGAATTGATGGATAAAACTTAAAAGACACAACTTTTGCCACGAAGGAAATTTATGGATATGGTAGATTTTCCACGAACTTCTTCCATGGATAATGACATTATTACTGACCACGAGTTGATCTTAGTGAACTTATTTGCCACGAAATTAAAATGCTTTATTCGCCGTTCATGTTGTGGCAAAAAGGATGGCTTTTCCCATGAAATTAAGATTTGGTGGAAAAAGAATTTTCCCCACTAGTTTTATGCCACGGGTCTCCCACGACATAAATTGGTAGGAAATAGATCGTTTCCCACGAAGTCTACATTTTTTCCAACCACAATCCCTCCTGGGAAAAAATGAGATTTGTTGTAGTGTTTGGGTGCACACCACTCTCATCGGCACTAGATAGGACATCCTGATCGGTTAGCCCTCGAGGTGGGCCTGGGCCCTTACTTA
Above is a genomic segment from Juglans microcarpa x Juglans regia isolate MS1-56 chromosome 1D, Jm3101_v1.0, whole genome shotgun sequence containing:
- the LOC121238175 gene encoding beta-glucosidase-like SFR2, chloroplastic isoform X2, with product MAFVALFITATKLVGILVTVTVAANAVSFSRYRRKNLRRFQSPIDESSDILADFDVNDGKFFFGLATAPAHVEDKLNDAWLQFAEENPCDKSEPHLGLQPADALMGSATGGGGSQQASLPQKGVNKTVKKKKPLKIAMEAMIRGFEKYIEEESEEKPAPKEECHHNVAAWHNVPHPEERLRFWSDPDVELKLAKNTGISVFRMGIDWSRIMPKEPVNGLNEIVNYAALERYKWIINRVRSYGMKVMLTLFHHSLPPWAGEYGGWKLEKTVDYFIDFTRLVVDCVSDVVDYWVTFNEPHVFCMLTYCAGAWPGGHPDMLEVATSALPTGVFQQAMHWMAIAHSKAYDYIHEHSALPNPVVGVAHHVSFMRPYGLFDVAAVSLANSLTLFPFVDDISDKLDFIGINYYGQEVVSGSGLKLVETDEYSESGRGVYPDGLYRMLLQFHERYKHLNVPFIICENGVSDETDLIRQPYLLEHLLAVYAAMIMGVPVIGYLFWTISDNWEWADGYGPKFGLVAVNRADGLSRIPRPSYHLFSKVVKSGRIRREDRRRAWIELRRAAKENKTRPFYRAINKQGLMYAGGLDEPIQRPYMVRDWRFGHYEMEGLQDPLSRLSRYLLRPFSIKKKTKPQSDDAELVLLPL
- the LOC121238175 gene encoding beta-glucosidase-like SFR2, chloroplastic isoform X1: MAFVALFITATKLVGILVTVTVAANAVSFSRYRRKNLRRFQSPIDESSDILADFDVNEDGKFFFGLATAPAHVEDKLNDAWLQFAEENPCDKSEPHLGLQPADALMGSATGGGGSQQASLPQKGVNKTVKKKKPLKIAMEAMIRGFEKYIEEESEEKPAPKEECHHNVAAWHNVPHPEERLRFWSDPDVELKLAKNTGISVFRMGIDWSRIMPKEPVNGLNEIVNYAALERYKWIINRVRSYGMKVMLTLFHHSLPPWAGEYGGWKLEKTVDYFIDFTRLVVDCVSDVVDYWVTFNEPHVFCMLTYCAGAWPGGHPDMLEVATSALPTGVFQQAMHWMAIAHSKAYDYIHEHSALPNPVVGVAHHVSFMRPYGLFDVAAVSLANSLTLFPFVDDISDKLDFIGINYYGQEVVSGSGLKLVETDEYSESGRGVYPDGLYRMLLQFHERYKHLNVPFIICENGVSDETDLIRQPYLLEHLLAVYAAMIMGVPVIGYLFWTISDNWEWADGYGPKFGLVAVNRADGLSRIPRPSYHLFSKVVKSGRIRREDRRRAWIELRRAAKENKTRPFYRAINKQGLMYAGGLDEPIQRPYMVRDWRFGHYEMEGLQDPLSRLSRYLLRPFSIKKKTKPQSDDAELVLLPL